Proteins found in one Micromonospora sp. WMMD1082 genomic segment:
- a CDS encoding phosphopantetheine-binding protein — protein sequence MISPPTAATVGATIIRLLTEMTGIDPASLTDDTRIFMELGLTSARILELLMRLEEELGQPMVDRVDWLRMETIADLAGFVAGRQGGAASRS from the coding sequence ATGATCTCCCCACCAACCGCCGCCACGGTCGGGGCGACCATCATCCGACTGCTGACCGAGATGACCGGTATCGACCCGGCGTCGCTGACCGACGACACCAGGATCTTCATGGAACTCGGCCTGACGTCGGCCAGGATCCTCGAACTGTTGATGCGGTTGGAGGAGGAACTCGGCCAGCCGATGGTCGATCGGGTGGACTGGTTGCGCATGGAGACCATCGCCGACCTGGCCGGGTTCGTCGCCGGACGACAGGGCGGCGCCGCATCCCGATCCTGA
- a CDS encoding methyltransferase — MPITVPGERSLTGADNAVPAFMFDMLSAWGFRAVTLAFRTGVLAALADEELTAEQVAGKTDLDPRGTAFLLDCLDCLGYLSRVGDRYAATDTTKELLPMITMGIPYFEKIVFTDWANLEGRLRGDLTLPFGPDQPRTPRWLAKEWRVFQDGMVALTNMNIDEVLERVPVPDPSGHLLDLGGGYGLYSIALCRRHPQLRATIFEIPEMQRLADRAIAENDMTDRIDFRAGDFFTDDLGSTSMALLFNVIHSKSHVQNRELVARTAAALRPGGLLVILDQFPAPELGPIGRAFGAMMALSMFNSVGQQTYPLDEVHDWLTDAGLVDVEFQAVRSAPGNGLFLARKPGR; from the coding sequence ATGCCCATCACCGTCCCGGGCGAGCGGTCCCTGACCGGAGCCGACAACGCCGTGCCCGCCTTCATGTTCGACATGCTCTCGGCCTGGGGTTTCCGGGCCGTCACCCTGGCCTTCCGCACCGGCGTGCTGGCGGCGCTCGCGGACGAGGAGCTGACCGCCGAGCAGGTGGCCGGCAAGACGGACCTCGATCCCCGCGGTACGGCGTTCCTGCTCGACTGTCTCGACTGCCTGGGCTACCTCTCCCGGGTCGGTGACCGGTACGCGGCCACCGACACCACCAAGGAACTGCTGCCGATGATCACCATGGGCATCCCGTACTTCGAGAAGATCGTCTTCACCGACTGGGCGAACCTGGAGGGCCGGCTGCGCGGCGACCTGACCCTCCCGTTCGGGCCGGACCAGCCGCGTACGCCGCGCTGGCTGGCCAAGGAGTGGCGGGTGTTCCAGGACGGCATGGTGGCCCTCACCAACATGAACATCGACGAGGTGCTCGAGCGGGTGCCGGTGCCGGATCCGTCCGGGCACCTGCTGGATCTCGGCGGTGGCTACGGCCTCTACAGCATCGCGCTCTGCCGCCGGCACCCACAGCTGCGCGCGACCATCTTCGAGATCCCGGAGATGCAGCGGCTCGCCGACCGGGCCATCGCCGAGAACGACATGACCGACCGGATCGACTTCCGGGCCGGCGACTTCTTCACCGACGATCTGGGCAGCACGTCGATGGCGCTGCTGTTCAACGTCATCCACTCCAAGAGCCACGTCCAGAACCGGGAACTGGTCGCCCGCACCGCCGCCGCCCTGCGGCCCGGCGGCCTGCTGGTGATCCTCGACCAGTTCCCCGCCCCGGAGCTGGGCCCGATCGGGCGCGCCTTCGGCGCCATGATGGCGCTGAGCATGTTCAACAGCGTCGGCCAGCAGACCTACCCGCTCGACGAGGTACACGACTGGCTCACCGACGCCGGGCTGGTCGACGTGGAGTTCCAGGCGGTGCGCAGTGCTCCGGGCAACGGCTTGTTCCTCGCCCGTAAGCCCGGCCGGTAG
- a CDS encoding DegT/DnrJ/EryC1/StrS family aminotransferase gives MSALAAPRWRVTLADNTVDEQEIAAVTEVLRSRWLSAGAQTAAFEREFADRLGADDAVAVSSGTAALHLAMLALDLGPGDEVIMPALTFVASAAVVALAGATPVLADVRAPDDLTVDPVDVARLVTPRTRAVVAMHYAGYPADLAALRTVSDGHGAVLVEDAAHAPVVEHDGRMLGTHGDIGCFSFFATKNVTTGEGGMVLARDQAVRERIRLARSHHLTTSTWDRLSSGDASYDVAGIGLNYRPTEVSAALGRVQLGRLGRDRQRRRELVATYREVLAAAPELVLPFAGRTGDSALHLMPVVLPDGTDRGAVREGLAAAGVQTSVHYPPVHHLSAYRGSAGASRSALTVTDAVAPRLLSLPLHSRMSDDDAVLAARALLRCLRPDRTTPSSTGRSTS, from the coding sequence ATGAGCGCACTGGCCGCCCCGCGTTGGCGGGTCACCCTGGCCGACAACACCGTCGACGAGCAGGAGATCGCCGCGGTCACCGAGGTCCTGCGCTCGCGCTGGCTCTCGGCCGGCGCACAGACCGCCGCCTTCGAGCGGGAGTTCGCCGACCGGCTCGGCGCCGACGACGCGGTCGCGGTCAGCAGTGGCACGGCCGCCCTGCACCTGGCGATGTTGGCCCTCGACCTGGGGCCGGGCGACGAGGTGATCATGCCGGCGCTGACGTTCGTGGCCTCCGCCGCGGTGGTGGCGCTGGCCGGCGCCACCCCGGTCCTCGCCGACGTGCGCGCCCCGGACGACCTCACCGTGGACCCGGTGGACGTGGCGCGGCTGGTCACCCCGCGGACCCGGGCGGTCGTCGCGATGCACTACGCCGGCTACCCGGCGGACCTGGCCGCGCTGCGTACGGTCAGCGACGGGCACGGCGCGGTCCTGGTCGAGGACGCCGCACACGCCCCCGTCGTCGAGCACGACGGGCGGATGCTCGGCACGCATGGTGACATCGGCTGTTTCAGTTTCTTCGCCACCAAGAACGTCACCACCGGTGAGGGCGGGATGGTGCTCGCCCGCGATCAGGCGGTACGGGAACGGATCCGGCTGGCCCGCTCACACCACCTGACCACCTCCACCTGGGACCGGCTCAGCTCGGGCGACGCCAGCTACGACGTCGCCGGGATCGGGCTGAACTACCGGCCGACGGAGGTCTCCGCCGCGTTGGGGCGCGTCCAGTTGGGCCGGCTCGGACGGGACCGGCAGCGGCGCCGCGAACTGGTCGCCACGTACCGGGAGGTGCTCGCCGCGGCACCCGAGCTGGTGCTGCCGTTCGCCGGTCGGACCGGCGACTCCGCGCTGCACCTGATGCCGGTCGTGCTGCCCGACGGGACCGACCGGGGCGCGGTACGCGAGGGACTCGCCGCCGCCGGCGTACAGACCTCGGTGCACTATCCGCCGGTGCACCACCTGTCGGCCTACCGGGGCAGCGCGGGCGCGAGTCGTTCGGCACTGACCGTGACCGACGCGGTGGCACCGCGTCTGCTGTCCCTGCCGCTACACAGCCGGATGTCCGACGACGACGCCGTGCTGGCCGCCCGGGCGCTGCTGCGCTGTCTGCGGCCGGACCGCACCACCCCCTCATCGACTGGACGGAGCACATCATGA
- a CDS encoding MaoC family dehydratase — translation MIVVGTEVEPLRALVGRHLGFSEWMSIDQEQVDSFAEAIGDYQWIHVDPKRAADGPFGGTVVHGFLILALTSRVLEQVLVAEGVRLKVNYGCDRVRFLSPVLVGSRIRAGVRLREVRPLRGGVQLVLSLTYEVERRRVPVCVAQVLVHNYA, via the coding sequence ATGATCGTTGTCGGTACCGAGGTCGAACCCCTGCGTGCCCTGGTGGGGCGCCACCTCGGCTTCAGTGAGTGGATGTCGATCGATCAGGAGCAGGTGGACAGCTTCGCCGAGGCGATCGGCGACTACCAGTGGATCCACGTCGATCCGAAGCGGGCGGCCGACGGCCCGTTCGGCGGCACGGTCGTCCACGGCTTCCTCATCCTCGCCCTGACCTCGCGGGTGCTGGAGCAGGTGCTCGTCGCCGAGGGCGTACGCCTGAAGGTGAACTACGGCTGCGACCGGGTCCGCTTCCTGTCGCCCGTGCTGGTCGGTTCCCGGATCCGGGCGGGTGTCCGGCTGCGGGAGGTCCGGCCGCTCCGGGGCGGCGTTCAGCTGGTCCTGAGCCTGACCTACGAGGTGGAACGGCGACGGGTGCCGGTCTGCGTCGCGCAGGTGCTGGTGCACAACTACGCGTGA
- a CDS encoding sugar phosphate nucleotidyltransferase has translation MHAILLVGGRGTRLMPHTSNRPKALMPMGRHSLLEISLRRLRACGFTRATLCISHLGSMIRSAIGDGSQLGLRVDYCVDERPMGTAAPLLLVPDWTGPAVVMNGDLLTSLDFGNLHRRHVASGAGLTVAYQRYWISTGVGLLRTDGDRIRRVHEKPTFAWNVCCGIYVADPDVRSYIRAGEPTDMPALINALTDAGRPVNGHAFDESWHDVGTPARYEQARADFLADPDRYLRLVPSAPTAGRSRPELDVVFLDEPVTGGATIETWT, from the coding sequence ATGCACGCCATCCTGCTCGTGGGGGGCCGGGGCACCCGCCTCATGCCACACACCAGCAACCGCCCCAAGGCGCTGATGCCGATGGGACGACACTCCCTGCTGGAGATCAGCCTGCGCCGGCTGCGGGCCTGCGGATTCACCCGGGCGACGCTGTGCATCTCGCACCTGGGTTCGATGATCCGGTCCGCGATCGGCGACGGATCCCAGCTCGGTCTGCGGGTGGACTACTGCGTCGACGAACGTCCGATGGGGACGGCCGCGCCGCTGCTGCTCGTGCCGGACTGGACCGGGCCCGCGGTGGTGATGAACGGCGACCTGCTGACGTCACTCGACTTCGGGAACCTGCATCGCCGACACGTGGCCAGCGGCGCCGGGTTGACCGTGGCGTACCAGCGGTACTGGATCTCCACCGGGGTCGGGCTGCTGCGCACCGACGGTGACCGGATTCGACGGGTGCACGAGAAGCCGACCTTCGCGTGGAACGTCTGCTGCGGCATCTATGTGGCCGACCCGGACGTCCGGTCGTACATCCGTGCCGGCGAGCCTACCGACATGCCGGCCCTCATCAACGCGCTGACCGACGCCGGCAGGCCGGTCAACGGTCATGCCTTCGACGAGTCCTGGCACGACGTGGGCACGCCGGCCCGCTACGAGCAGGCGCGGGCCGACTTCCTGGCGGATCCGGACCGCTACCTGCGGTTGGTGCCCTCCGCGCCAACGGCGGGTCGGTCCCGCCCGGAACTCGACGTCGTCTTCCTCGACGAACCGGTGACGGGCGGCGCCACGATCGAGACGTGGACGTGA
- a CDS encoding beta-galactosidase trimerization domain-containing protein, with protein MNHRLSFEVRDGGLWRDGTPFPVAGVDYHPSAAGCRIWTDWDPSALRRDFRAMADTGLNTVRIFLFWRDFEPTAGQHDPVVFDRLRTAVDLAAEAGLACVLSLLTIWMNGQRLDLPWRRGRGLFDDAELLERQRAYARRVAVALHGAGNVLAVDLGDEIANVDPGAARLPRDTVAAWQTGLAEALREELPGLLVTQANDASGVLGAAPFGPDNASGLDLIALHGFPTWAPVSIESTSSYKASNLVPFLVRYARAFGVPLVDELTSYGTDEATTAAYLRAATASALGNGAAGVLAWCWQDIASTEEPYQQRPGERFVGLHRLDGTPRPAMAGLREALRAAPRLRPGPGRAPVALYLPERARIDGGSYLDTGVGTVATFYAYLLLKRAHLDVDIVAGDPTGYRLVVCPSVGHVTLTDLDRLGRAARHGATVYYSMADHLHGFPGSALAGAEPVDYTLLAAGREHVEWDADRWAIDWAAARVRPSVLAVTTGQVLGRYPDGTPALVRNPVGAGQVVFCAAPFERQLDVPGRLTAAAWEGLYRRVAALAGLAPEVECADPDVEILPGRAADPHEVLLVNHAPTVRRVQLRWRTPAGRPVCQEVVLDGKDWRLLARPPEQRHDEAPSHHEQPVPH; from the coding sequence GTGAATCATCGGCTCAGTTTCGAGGTCCGCGACGGTGGGCTGTGGCGGGACGGCACGCCGTTCCCCGTCGCCGGGGTCGACTACCACCCGTCGGCGGCCGGCTGCCGGATCTGGACCGACTGGGATCCGTCGGCCCTGCGCCGCGACTTCCGGGCGATGGCCGACACGGGTCTGAACACCGTACGGATCTTCCTGTTCTGGCGGGACTTCGAACCGACGGCCGGCCAGCACGACCCGGTCGTGTTCGACCGGCTGCGCACCGCCGTCGACCTGGCCGCCGAAGCGGGGCTGGCCTGCGTGCTCTCCCTGCTGACGATCTGGATGAACGGGCAGCGCCTGGATCTGCCCTGGCGACGGGGCCGCGGCCTCTTCGACGACGCGGAACTGCTGGAGCGGCAACGGGCCTACGCCCGGCGGGTGGCCGTCGCGTTACACGGGGCCGGCAACGTGCTGGCCGTGGATCTCGGTGACGAGATCGCCAACGTCGACCCCGGGGCCGCCCGGCTGCCCCGGGACACCGTCGCCGCCTGGCAGACCGGGCTGGCCGAGGCGCTGCGCGAGGAGCTTCCCGGGCTGCTGGTGACGCAGGCCAACGACGCGTCCGGCGTGCTCGGCGCCGCGCCGTTCGGTCCGGACAACGCCTCCGGGCTGGACCTGATCGCGCTGCACGGCTTTCCCACCTGGGCCCCGGTGTCGATCGAGTCGACCAGCTCCTACAAGGCGAGCAACCTGGTGCCGTTCCTGGTCCGCTACGCGCGGGCGTTCGGGGTGCCCCTCGTCGACGAGCTGACCAGCTACGGCACCGACGAGGCCACCACGGCGGCCTACCTGCGCGCCGCCACGGCCTCCGCCCTGGGCAACGGCGCCGCCGGAGTGCTGGCCTGGTGCTGGCAGGACATCGCCTCCACCGAGGAGCCCTACCAGCAGCGCCCCGGTGAGCGCTTCGTGGGCCTGCACCGACTCGACGGGACACCCCGGCCGGCGATGGCCGGGCTGCGTGAGGCGCTGCGGGCGGCTCCCCGGCTGCGACCGGGCCCAGGCCGGGCTCCGGTCGCGCTCTACCTGCCGGAACGGGCCCGCATCGACGGTGGCTCGTACCTCGACACCGGGGTCGGGACGGTGGCCACCTTCTACGCCTACCTTCTGCTCAAACGCGCACACCTGGACGTCGACATCGTCGCCGGTGACCCGACCGGCTACCGGCTGGTGGTCTGCCCGTCGGTCGGCCACGTCACCCTGACCGACCTGGACCGGCTCGGTCGCGCGGCCCGACACGGAGCGACCGTCTACTACTCGATGGCCGATCACCTGCACGGCTTTCCGGGGTCCGCGCTGGCCGGTGCCGAACCGGTCGACTACACCCTGCTCGCCGCCGGACGCGAGCACGTCGAGTGGGACGCCGACCGGTGGGCGATCGACTGGGCCGCCGCCCGGGTCCGGCCCTCGGTGCTGGCGGTGACCACCGGGCAGGTGCTCGGCCGGTATCCCGACGGCACCCCGGCCCTGGTGCGTAACCCGGTCGGTGCCGGGCAGGTGGTCTTCTGCGCGGCTCCGTTCGAGCGCCAGCTCGACGTGCCCGGTCGGCTCACCGCCGCCGCCTGGGAGGGCCTGTACCGGCGGGTCGCCGCCCTGGCGGGGCTGGCCCCCGAGGTCGAGTGTGCCGACCCGGACGTGGAGATCCTGCCCGGACGGGCCGCCGACCCGCACGAGGTGCTGCTGGTCAACCACGCGCCGACCGTGCGCCGCGTCCAGCTGCGCTGGCGGACGCCCGCCGGCCGACCGGTGTGCCAGGAGGTGGTCCTCGACGGCAAGGACTGGCGGCTGCTCGCCCGACCGCCCGAGCAGCGGCACGACGAGGCGCCATCCCACCACGAACAGCCGGTCCCGCACTGA
- a CDS encoding ABC transporter ATP-binding protein, giving the protein MSDHRRDLPVEVPLNESPDAMASNPANLLRARWQTVRLLRRGGAGLVTTLVVINLLLGVLPVLFIVATSVLLGRVPAAVSDGLGSPAWDSLVTVFVGAALAFVAQQVLTPLRSSLGDLVGRRVDQQVHDELMAASLSPVGIAPLEDEENQDRLRVAALKLQFAVQTPGDACAGLLALLARYTQLLAYAVVIGVAFSWLVAAGLLLSVLLVRHSTRGGLSRYAEARQRLSRAERRVHYLRGLAVEPVAGKEIRVFGLVGWLTATYRRVYLMWLRPMWAYRRRILLWRYLIFAGPSLAVGVAVFAAVGVAAPATLTLTQFALVVQATLGAIALGGYYAEADVQTAVGISAYQDVRRFVGRLVATVPATPPVPPRPLPPLRKELHFDRVSFRYPGQDRTVLDELDLRIPVGKCTAIVGVNGAGKTTLVKLLARLYEPTGGVIRADGVDIRSFPVPEWRAAIGIIFQDFLRYETSVADNIAFGAVHHRDDRAGVRTAVASVGLTDSLDRLSAGLDTPLARHVAGGAELSGGQWQRVALARALFAVQHGAPIVVLDEPTANLDVRAEARFFDQFAELTRGVTSLLISHRFSTVRHADVIVVLEHGRVVERGSHEELMAIDGRYARLFRMQADRVLGPEESPSDDADAREVLR; this is encoded by the coding sequence GTGAGCGATCACCGTCGGGATCTCCCGGTCGAGGTGCCGTTGAACGAGAGCCCCGACGCGATGGCCAGCAATCCGGCCAACCTGCTGCGCGCCCGCTGGCAGACCGTGCGCCTGCTGCGTCGGGGCGGGGCCGGCCTGGTCACCACCCTGGTCGTGATCAACCTGCTCCTGGGTGTGCTGCCCGTACTGTTCATCGTGGCGACCAGCGTCCTGCTCGGGCGGGTGCCGGCGGCCGTCAGCGACGGTCTGGGCTCCCCGGCCTGGGACTCGCTGGTGACTGTCTTCGTCGGAGCGGCCCTGGCCTTTGTCGCGCAGCAGGTGCTCACGCCGCTGCGGTCCTCGCTCGGGGATCTGGTGGGCCGCCGGGTCGATCAGCAGGTGCACGACGAGCTGATGGCGGCGTCGCTGTCCCCGGTGGGCATCGCGCCCCTGGAGGACGAGGAGAACCAGGACCGGCTGCGGGTGGCGGCGCTGAAGCTGCAGTTCGCCGTGCAGACGCCGGGCGACGCGTGTGCCGGCCTGCTCGCCCTGCTGGCCCGGTACACCCAGCTCCTTGCGTACGCCGTGGTGATCGGTGTGGCGTTCTCCTGGCTTGTGGCGGCCGGCCTGCTGCTGTCGGTGCTGCTGGTGCGGCACAGCACCCGGGGCGGGCTGAGCCGCTATGCCGAGGCGCGGCAGCGGTTGAGCCGGGCCGAGCGCCGGGTGCACTACCTGCGGGGGCTCGCCGTGGAACCCGTCGCCGGCAAGGAGATCCGGGTGTTCGGGCTCGTCGGCTGGCTGACTGCCACGTACCGCCGGGTGTACCTGATGTGGCTGCGGCCGATGTGGGCCTACCGTCGGCGGATCCTGCTCTGGCGGTACCTGATCTTCGCTGGGCCGAGCCTGGCGGTGGGCGTCGCGGTGTTCGCGGCGGTGGGCGTGGCCGCCCCCGCGACGCTGACGCTCACGCAGTTCGCCCTCGTGGTGCAGGCGACGCTGGGCGCGATCGCGCTGGGCGGCTACTACGCCGAGGCCGACGTGCAGACCGCCGTCGGCATCTCCGCCTACCAGGACGTACGCCGCTTCGTGGGCCGCCTGGTGGCGACCGTGCCCGCCACCCCGCCGGTGCCGCCGCGCCCGCTGCCGCCGCTGCGCAAGGAACTGCACTTCGACCGGGTGAGCTTCCGCTACCCCGGCCAGGACCGCACCGTGCTCGACGAACTGGACCTGCGGATCCCGGTCGGCAAGTGTACGGCGATCGTCGGCGTCAACGGTGCCGGCAAGACCACGCTGGTCAAGCTCCTGGCCCGGCTCTACGAGCCGACCGGTGGCGTGATCCGGGCCGACGGGGTGGACATCCGCTCGTTTCCCGTCCCCGAGTGGCGCGCCGCGATCGGCATCATCTTCCAGGACTTCCTGCGGTACGAGACCTCGGTCGCCGACAACATCGCCTTCGGCGCGGTGCACCACCGCGACGACCGGGCCGGGGTGCGTACGGCCGTCGCGTCCGTCGGGCTGACCGACTCCCTGGACCGGCTCTCCGCCGGCCTGGACACCCCGCTGGCGCGTCACGTCGCCGGCGGAGCGGAGCTTTCCGGCGGCCAATGGCAGCGGGTGGCGCTGGCCCGGGCGCTCTTCGCGGTCCAGCACGGCGCGCCGATCGTGGTCCTTGACGAGCCCACCGCGAACCTCGACGTGCGCGCCGAGGCACGCTTCTTCGACCAGTTCGCCGAGCTGACCCGGGGCGTCACCAGCCTGCTGATCTCCCATCGATTCTCCACCGTCCGGCATGCCGACGTGATCGTCGTCCTGGAGCACGGCCGGGTGGTCGAGCGGGGCAGCCACGAGGAGCTGATGGCGATCGACGGCCGGTACGCGCGGCTGTTCCGGATGCAGGCCGACCGGGTGCTGGGCCCGGAGGAGAGTCCGTCGGACGACGCCGATGCCCGGGAGGTGCTCAGGTGA
- a CDS encoding phosphotransferase, whose product MGDDDVGGGVDDSARGKGWSALAAWAGVQLVRPLTGGHRNEVMLAERAGVPLVVRRSIRPRAALEWELDLLEHLRDRGVTAPEPVPTDDGRRHVDGLLISEFVPGRYPAEPADWRRVADQLAVLHAATTGWPQRPGFAASGVLLDAGRGGDVRLDAMPASAAGMVRSAWLPVQQGPRCVVHGDVGPTNVLVDGARVTLLDWDEARVDVPWFDYALLPDEVTTPWPGDRAQLRAAGVAWETATCWRAEPVYARRRLAELHRHRRHAGA is encoded by the coding sequence ATGGGCGACGACGACGTGGGTGGCGGTGTGGACGACTCTGCTCGCGGCAAGGGATGGAGCGCGCTCGCGGCGTGGGCCGGCGTGCAGCTGGTCCGCCCACTGACCGGCGGGCACCGCAACGAGGTGATGCTCGCCGAGCGGGCCGGGGTGCCGCTGGTGGTCCGCCGCTCGATCCGGCCCCGCGCCGCCCTGGAGTGGGAGCTGGACCTGCTGGAGCATCTGCGTGACCGCGGGGTGACGGCACCGGAGCCGGTGCCCACCGACGACGGGCGCCGGCACGTGGACGGGTTGCTGATCAGCGAATTCGTCCCCGGCCGGTATCCGGCCGAACCCGCCGACTGGCGGCGGGTCGCCGACCAGCTCGCGGTGCTGCACGCGGCGACGACCGGCTGGCCGCAGCGCCCCGGGTTCGCCGCCAGCGGGGTGCTGCTCGACGCGGGGCGGGGCGGTGACGTGCGGCTGGACGCGATGCCCGCGTCGGCCGCCGGGATGGTGCGATCTGCCTGGCTGCCGGTGCAGCAGGGACCGCGTTGCGTGGTGCACGGTGACGTCGGCCCCACCAACGTGCTGGTCGACGGCGCCCGGGTCACCCTGCTGGATTGGGACGAGGCACGGGTGGACGTGCCCTGGTTCGACTACGCCCTCCTGCCCGACGAGGTGACGACGCCGTGGCCGGGCGACCGGGCGCAGCTGCGCGCCGCCGGCGTCGCCTGGGAGACGGCGACCTGCTGGCGGGCCGAGCCGGTGTACGCCCGCCGCCGGTTGGCCGAGCTGCACCGCCATCGGCGGCACGCCGGCGCCTGA
- a CDS encoding SAM-dependent methyltransferase, producing MSIEAAAWDTDLSGVARTARWTAAARARETARPDRLFDDPFATLLAGTDGDALLRHFHTERAAPDGNPVLPIRTRWFDDFLRGSVTPGCQVVGLGAGLDTRAYRLDWPSGVVVFEVDQATVLTYKRERLSWVANVPRCERRTVATDFTGGWGPALLDAGFDPTARTVWFAEGLLFYLPAPVAAAVAAQAFGLSAPGSRIAVDLIGTGIFRLRYMRRFLDKLADAGSPWRFGTDTPAEFLRQAGWEVEQVTEPGAAGTDYGRWPQGAPPVDFPNLPRSYLVTAGRSAGGPGPTPDGAAAASDAHR from the coding sequence ATGAGTATCGAGGCGGCCGCTTGGGACACCGACCTGTCCGGCGTCGCCCGGACCGCCCGCTGGACCGCGGCAGCACGGGCGCGGGAGACGGCACGCCCAGACCGACTCTTCGACGACCCGTTCGCCACCCTGCTCGCGGGCACCGACGGCGACGCCCTGCTGCGGCACTTCCACACCGAACGGGCCGCTCCCGATGGCAACCCGGTGCTGCCCATCCGCACCCGGTGGTTCGACGACTTCCTGCGCGGCAGCGTCACCCCCGGGTGCCAGGTGGTCGGTCTGGGCGCGGGACTGGACACCCGTGCGTACCGGCTGGACTGGCCGTCGGGGGTGGTGGTGTTCGAGGTGGACCAGGCCACCGTGCTGACGTACAAGCGGGAGCGGCTCTCCTGGGTCGCCAACGTGCCGCGGTGCGAGCGCCGGACCGTCGCGACCGACTTCACGGGTGGGTGGGGGCCGGCGCTGCTCGACGCGGGTTTCGACCCGACGGCGCGGACCGTGTGGTTCGCCGAGGGGCTGCTGTTCTACCTGCCGGCGCCGGTGGCCGCTGCGGTGGCCGCCCAGGCTTTCGGGCTCTCCGCTCCGGGCAGCCGGATCGCGGTGGATCTCATCGGTACGGGGATCTTCCGGCTGCGCTACATGCGTCGGTTCCTCGACAAGCTGGCCGACGCCGGCAGCCCGTGGCGATTCGGCACGGACACCCCGGCCGAGTTCCTTCGGCAGGCCGGCTGGGAGGTCGAGCAGGTCACCGAGCCCGGCGCGGCCGGGACCGACTACGGGCGCTGGCCGCAGGGCGCGCCACCGGTGGACTTCCCGAACCTCCCCCGCAGCTATCTCGTCACCGCCGGCCGGAGCGCCGGCGGTCCTGGCCCCACACCCGACGGCGCCGCTGCGGCGTCGGATGCCCATCGCTGA
- a CDS encoding glycosyltransferase family 4 protein — protein sequence MDVSGGTGDVLVVFAGYGQARAGAERMAVRAAAGLAARSRRVTALVTDAHPDTVASLRSAGVPLCTDAAQLLRARPDFAPSVVHAFDLARPDAPAEAVRLARRYRAQLVLTPCSAPEVWPDPVRAGEVCRAADVVFALTAAEETALGDLGVRDARIRRLPSASDLTGPVDTAGFRRRHGIDGPFVLFVGRRMASKGYRTLLEAMATVWRRLPASRFVFIGPDVDPDAPAHFAAHADPRLHDLGTVDEQTKHDAIAACELVCLPSVADVFPLVFVEAWTCGRPVVSGAFAGAYEVVRQGVDGLVVPPGPARLAAGLIELLGDDVRRRQLGAAGRRRAERSFGWDRVLDAYESSYAPAPSPAAPTALPR from the coding sequence GTGGACGTGAGCGGCGGCACCGGCGACGTCCTCGTGGTCTTCGCCGGCTACGGGCAAGCGCGGGCGGGGGCGGAGCGGATGGCGGTACGCGCGGCGGCGGGCCTGGCCGCACGATCGCGGCGGGTGACGGCGCTGGTGACCGACGCTCATCCGGACACCGTCGCCAGCCTGCGCTCCGCCGGTGTGCCGCTGTGCACCGACGCCGCTCAGCTGCTCCGGGCCCGCCCGGACTTCGCCCCGTCGGTGGTGCACGCCTTCGACCTGGCCCGCCCCGACGCGCCGGCCGAGGCGGTGCGACTGGCCCGTCGGTACCGCGCCCAACTGGTGCTGACCCCCTGCTCGGCACCGGAGGTGTGGCCCGACCCGGTCCGGGCCGGCGAGGTCTGTCGGGCCGCCGACGTGGTCTTCGCCCTGACCGCCGCGGAGGAGACCGCGCTGGGCGACCTGGGTGTGCGGGACGCTCGGATCCGCCGCCTGCCGTCCGCGTCGGACCTCACCGGGCCGGTCGACACCGCCGGGTTCCGACGCCGCCACGGGATCGACGGGCCGTTCGTACTCTTCGTCGGGCGTCGGATGGCCAGCAAGGGGTACCGGACGCTGCTGGAGGCGATGGCCACGGTGTGGCGGCGGTTGCCCGCCAGCCGGTTCGTCTTCATCGGACCGGACGTCGATCCGGACGCGCCCGCCCACTTCGCCGCCCACGCCGATCCGCGCCTGCACGACCTGGGCACGGTCGACGAGCAGACCAAACACGACGCGATCGCCGCCTGCGAACTGGTCTGCCTGCCCAGCGTCGCGGACGTGTTTCCGCTGGTCTTCGTCGAGGCCTGGACGTGCGGCCGGCCGGTGGTCAGCGGCGCGTTCGCCGGCGCGTACGAGGTGGTGCGGCAGGGCGTGGACGGACTTGTCGTCCCGCCCGGCCCGGCGCGCCTGGCCGCCGGGCTGATCGAGCTGCTCGGCGACGACGTTCGACGGAGGCAACTCGGGGCGGCGGGGCGGCGGCGCGCCGAGCGGTCGTTCGGCTGGGATCGGGTCCTCGACGCCTACGAATCGAGCTACGCGCCCGCGCCCAGCCCGGCCGCACCGACCGCGCTACCACGGTGA